Genomic segment of Peribacillus frigoritolerans:
TATCTTATCATTCTCCTAGAAAAACTAGGGGGTTGAGGGACTCCACAAATAAAGCTTTGGGAATAACACTCTTTCACGATACTTCGGGTATGCGGTATATATGTGTTGAAGTGTTTATTCACCGTAGTTGTATGTGTCGGGTGAAAAACCGGAATCACTGTGTTGATGACATTGGTTTTTACATATTGCTTTGCTGTGGAGATTTGTGTTGGAGTATACTGAGTAGACATTCTGTGAGGTGGGCAATATTGTCGTGGACATTGACCGCCTTTCGGATGCCCCCAGGGCTTATTATACATTTAAACACCTCCTGGATTTTTTTGAAAGTCATTATTAGTTTATGAAAATAAATGATAAAGGGACTGGTATAAATGCCT
This window contains:
- a CDS encoding CotD family spore coat protein; translated protein: MYNKPWGHPKGGQCPRQYCPPHRMSTQYTPTQISTAKQYVKTNVINTVIPVFHPTHTTTVNKHFNTYIPHTRSIVKECYSQSFICGVPQPPSFSRRMIRY